CAACTCTCTCACAGCATTGTTGTCATGCCAAGTCTAGTCACATCAACACCACGGGAGCTGCAGCACCTCAACATGGACACTGACAACAAGAAGAGGGGGAAAGTCGggtaaatattttattttaacgAATGTGCTGTCGCTACTTTTTGTGTTAGCTGATCAACCTCTTAGTATAAGAACATGTCAGTAAAATAAGCTTTGTTTGGTTGTGTTAACCAGGGGAGGAAACCTGAAGTCTCGGCTTACATTATGTCAAGCCCCTGATGCTGATGGGTAAGTGAAGTAAACCTCTTCACTTGAAACTAAACTTTCAAAGTGTTGACATATCTGTTGCATGTAAGTGACACCATACTCCTCTTTTGTAGGCTTTGTTTCGAAGAGATGTCCCAGTGGTCACACTCATTAGAGAGACTTCTATCATCCAAATGTAAGTTAATTAGTCCCATCGTCAAGTTTCTTATTCAGTATCATCCCTCAACGTTGACTAACTGCTTCATTTTGCACATCTGTTTAGATGGCATGAAGATTTTCCAGGCATTCTTGAAGTCAGAGTTCAGTGACGAAAACATAGAGTTTTGGCTGGTATGTGAGGACTATAAGAAGATCAAGTCGTCCTTCAGGATGTCCTCCAAGGCCAAAAAGATCTTCAAACGCTACATTCAAGCTGAGGCTGCGAGAGAGGTATGCACACAGGTTCTTTTCACAGTGTCCTTTCCACCTGTTCTACTACTTCAGTATTTATTGTCCTTATTATTTTTCCTTTGCTTCCAGATCAACATTGATCACAAGACCAGAGACTTGATCAGGCGGAACATTAAGGCACCCACCACAGTGTGCTTTGACGATGCCCAGAGGATCGTCTATGGCTTAATGGAGAGGGACTCTTACCCACGTTTCCTCAGGTCTGACATCTATCAAGCTCTCCTGGACTCTGCGTCAGCATCGGTAAAGATGTAAAGAAAACAGGTACCAGAGACATTGTGTCTTTAGACATTGGACTGCAAAGCTGAGCCAAAAGCTGGACTACCTGAGAGAAGCTATGTTGCGTGTTTGTTCGTCCTGGGACCACCGGTGGCAATTCTTTAACACCAAAAGCACCAAAAACTCTGTCATTTTCAACACATCCATGCCTTCCTTTTGAGGTTGATAAGACATGCTTTGGGGTGGCCATGGCCTCATAGGACTCTGATATAGAGAAGTCAActcagctgtgaaaaaaaaaacctgaggaCGGTTTACCCATAATCAGCTGATATAATGGAAAAGGAAGGGTTGAGGCCAAATATGGTTACAGTTTTacatgaatcaacagtagatgCTGTGATAACGGCTGTAAAGCAACGACTTCCCAGAGACACCACGGTTATGTCATGAAAATGCTGGGGACTTTCTGTGAGAGACACCAGGAAGTGTATGTGGTGCAAACAACGCCTTCCACCCAACACGCCTGTGCATGAGCTGATATCTACATTTGCACGCCATCTTAAGTTTATTGTTATCTCACTAAAGCAGTAGAAAAGTAGATGGTCTCCAGATGAGTTTTTTTGCACAGCGCTATCCATTTAAACGTTTTACATTCTGACGTCAGTGCTGTcacactgaaatgactgataTGTTACAGCTATAATAATCTGTTATAAGCTATATGTTGAAATGTGTTCCACAGTTTGAGGAAATGTTTTGAAACATTCAAATTGAGATGGATTTGTACATATTTAATAAACATCGTATGACATTGGAACGGAAATTTAAAGTCTGTCATTATCAGACAGAGCCACAAACAAGGTCAGGTTGCCATTAACCTTTTGTTCCTCGAAGCAACTTAGTCaccagttcattcattcatgtcttcattcattcacatatGTATTCACAGTTGCAATATTTACTTGCCGGTGGGTTTCATGAGTTCCTGCAGTACTGAACAGTGTACAGTGCTTCACATTTCTGAAACTCTGTGTCCTTGTTATGATTATAGATTCCACTGTACTTaaaagaagagtttttttttttctccccaacTATGTTCATTCCTCTtattgcagagagttagatgagaatatTAGGCttaccactctcatatctgtacagtcaatatgaagctacagccagcagccagttagcttagcacagagactggaaacagctggctATGTCCAAAGGTAGCAAAATCTACCTGCCAGCGCCTCCAAGGCTGACTGATTGAGACTTTAGATCTCATTTGTTTAGACCTTACAAAAATAGAATGCCTTTGCACAGAGCCAGACTGGCTGCCTTGCCTTGTTTGTGCTAAATGAAGCTAACCAGCGGGCAATACCATATTCAGTGCATTTGAGTGTGGTATCAACCTTATCTatctctcagcaagaaagtatATGAGTAATAATCCATTTCCCAAAATTTCAAATCATTCCCTTTAACCTTTAGCATGCAGTCTCCTGCTTTTTGCCCTTAAACAGGGTTGGAAAAATCTTATTTACATTGTCTGACACTATTTCATGTGTTGTATCAGCTTGTCTCTGCTCTTCATTGATGTCATTCAGtcatattgaaatatttatgaTGTCATGTACATCATTTTATGCACATTTCCCATAAATTCAGCATTAAATGTTTGGTATCTTTGGGAACTTTGAGGTTTTGATTagaatttaaaataagaaaagaaagaaaaaaaagttctgtGGGTGTAAACTGTGTCAGGCTGCGCAGGATGAGGCTGATATGCAGAGCAGTGAGGTGTAAAGGGTTAACGACTAAGACCACAGTGAAGGCTATACTAATAAGATGCATAATGCTCCCACCCACACAGCATCTGTTCCTACATCAGCCTTCATGTGTCATTGCTGGCCTTTCATTCTTTTGAATGTGTTTCAAGCACTTTCCACCATTCATTCAGCCTTTTAATTTACCGGTATGCTGTGGCTATCAAACTTCACCCTCATAACTTGTTCTTAATGAAGCAGACAGGATTAAAACTGAAACTACATTTATAtcaaaaaaaagcaccaaaaaggAAGTTTGTGTCTGGGAATATATCAAGTATCACTAAGGTTACAGAAATAAGGGAGAAGTGTTAAAACCCAACAGCTCTACCACATCCTCTTTTAATCTCGCTCATGCATCCTTGTTTGCTCgagcacacagaggcagattCACATACATAAGTAATAATGGTTCTGAAACTCTTGTGCTTTCAGAGAGCAATAGAAAAGAAATTGTCGGTATAAAGACACCACGGTAATTTCATGTTTCTGCCAAAAGAGCTTTCAGCAGGATGAGAACatcctttttatttctctcacagatcgtttgctgtttttttgtttttttgattcAGATGCAGCTGAGGTGTTAAACTGATGTGGATGGACCATTGCCTGACTGATGGTTATTTACTTATTTGCACTGCTCTGTTTATTGGTCACAAAATGGGCCAATGAAAGATTAGTTGTATCACAATGATACACgataaaaaaacaccaaaaaacgAGACAGGACATTCAAGTTGTCACACAATGTACGATGTCTATGAATTACGGTAAAAGACCACTATCCActacatcatcttcatcatcacgtCATTAATTCATCTTTGAACGGTTTACTTGCCATGCTGTGAGTCATGAGTCATCCTTTCAGGGCTACATGGGCTGTATACAGCAAGATCAACATCACACAGTCACTGTATGACTGTGTGATGTTGCTCGACCAGTTCAGCAAAGGAGGCTCTGCTTCAGGTATATTTCTGAGGGGGGTGAAAAATGTTCCAGTGTGGAAATTTTCTCACAGATAAAAATCTGCTTCAGTCAAACATGAGGTTAAAGCCTCCCAACAGTGGTATGACAAATTACATCAGAATaagattacagcagcatttgAACTCATCAGTACTTTATTACAAAATCTAtcagaaagaacaaacaaaaggacGGTTGGGTACACGGAGGGTTTGAATAAGCAGCAAAGCAGAACACGCAGAGAAACCAGACTatgagtctacagccatgccagcagctctgtgaggctgtacagcCTGTGAACTCTGCTTCATCACTGCAGTGCCTTGAGATAAAGgccaacatcagcatgctaacatgctcacaatggcagTGCTAGCTGATGATTGGCATGTTTATTATCTTGACTATCTTAGTTTACCATGTTATTTtactaacatttgctaattagcagtaaacacaatgTACAactgcaggtatttgatcataaaccaagTGCTGGACacattttgatctgatgatggcatctgaggaccatgaatgtccatgaaatttcacagcaatccattCAGTTAGCATATGGACTGACCAACAGTGCCATAGATTCATGCCTCCAGAGTGGATAGacattttctgttcaaattGAAGGAAGGGCAAACTACACACACAACCCCTTAATGTTAAATGTACCAGAGTTCAATAGTTTAACCTCATCTGTGAATATTTTTGATCCAATGTCCACCTGACCTGCAGATCAGGTTCAGAGGAAGCTTTAGAGCACACAGGGGAAAATCACTTAACCAAGCATGCTAAACCAACGATACATCCACCTGTTAACTGCTGAACCACCACGCTGCCCTGATGGGAACAGCAGATGGAAAAATGTAAAACCTTGGTTTTGGCTGCGAGAGCTGTATTATGTAAAAACTAATATGTGATCAAAAGTATACCCCAATGGCTGCAATGCTCAGAGCCAATCATGCAAATCTAGGCTCTATATTTATATCTACAGTGCAATGGGGGTTATATAATGTCTTCATTTTGAATAACAGGttttacaggcagcagcatttTATTGAACTATCCTTGAGAGTCACGCAGACTACAAAAGCTTACACTGATGAGGGCAATGATCAAAGATGATGATGACCCACTATTCATACATCAACAAATGTTGCAAGTTTGTTGTCCCCTGTGGTCTGAATGAGTGCGATTACGCTAGTTTTACATAGGTTATGGTGTAACACTCATGCGAAAGCAGACCTAGATATTCTGTTGGgcttctctgctctgcctgtgtTTATACAACTTCCGAACCAGTGACCTTAATAATGAATCGTGCtcatacaaaaaaaagaggaagataaTTACTCTTTGGTAAACCACTGAAGGTCGTACATAGACGTTGCTTTGCTTTAGGAGGTCACAAGACAAAAATGTTGGAAACTGCAGTCGTAAATTTAAAAGTGAGTTGGCTAGTTATCTTCACACAGTCGTATTATAGTCATACATTGTAACATAGTAGGCTTCAGCTGTCAGTCTATGGGTTGCTGATTGTACAGGACAGGAGATTTGACTATTTGCTCAAATTGCCATTGTTAGAATTTAACTTGATTATGACTGTTATAACTCAATGAGGGTCTACTGGGTCCATGATTTCTCTGTTAATGGTGCAAGAGCAGGATACTCTGTAAGAGCATAAGCATACTCAGCACACCCAGGGTGAGAAACAGTATTTTGCACCATAACTTCAGTCAGTCGATAactttttctcacatttaacAGTACAGGTTataaaaacacagctcagttttcgatgtgtgtgaggctgcaAGATTTCCCTCTCACGGCTACTTCCTGTTCAACACAGTCCATTGTGGTCCTGCAAACCACATGGTAATTCATGTGCATCAAGACCTTGTTTCAGCAGCACGTTCAAGTTCAGTCTCGTCCAGACCGGTTTTTATGCTTGGTGGTAGTATCTCACTTACAGTGACGTTCTATTCAACAGTTCATGTTCTTGTCACATTCCACTCACTGCAAAGCACACATTGATTCAATgatagtgttttatttttaactctAAGACTAAATCAAAAGAACTGTCCTCCCACATGTACATTTTAATCGTAATGACTGCTTAAACATGTCctaacagagagacagagacaggaaaaaggAAGTAATTATCATTTTCAGGTTAGACAGTTTTCTGAGCTTGTGACCAAAACATCTTAAGCCCTGCTTGTGGTGTGGCTGTAGGGATGAAAATGCTGGTTTTTGGGATTGTGGTTGCTATTATGTAATGATTTGctgtgaaattttgtacagacactCTTTGTACCCACACAACATATCGTGATAACTTTGTTGGTCCCCTGACTTTGCATCTAATGCAATCTGTTATCAGCATGTCCTGCTGGTCcactgtgtcagtgtcacataaagcttgctgagaaacatgTCAGATGAAGGTCTCAGTTTGATTAGGTTCAGGTACCAAAACTACTTGATGAAGTTAATGAGGATCATGGTTTCACTCAAAATAACTACTTTCATTAAAACAATCAGCAGTGCCTCTTTGGACCCTGGTCTCCTGTGGGCCTTTCGCTCATGTCATTACTCACTGCTCACTCTAATGGATTAGTGGGTCTATTACTCACTCTGACATGAGACTGGACTGTCTCGCGCCACCACCAGACTGACATTACATATcatgtttttgagtgaaatgtctcaacaactgttcGAGGGATTGCAATGAAATTTATTTTGGACATTCATTTtctctagcgccatcatcaggtcaaaattagAATTTGTCCAAGACtttagtttatgaccaaataccctcaaaacaaaagacattcTGACAAGTCTGAGCCGTACTTTGTGTTAAGTcctaattagaaaatgttatcatgctaacatgctaaactaagatagcggacatggtaaacattacgATCTTCGAATCAGCATGTTAGAGTTGTCATTGTGCACAGCAAAGCATGTGAATGTcagcgtttagctcaaagcagcacaTTGCTAAAATagagacacacagagctgctagctggagactcttagtcttgttatGCTCTTTATTCAATAGATATTATTCATTACACTAATTACTTCCCAAAGGAATCAAAGAAATCATCTCTTCCACCCTTGCATCCTTCAATAAATAACACAT
The Chaetodon auriga isolate fChaAug3 chromosome 12, fChaAug3.hap1, whole genome shotgun sequence genome window above contains:
- the rgs13a gene encoding regulator of G-protein signaling 13 yields the protein MPSLVTSTPRELQHLNMDTDNKKRGKVGGGNLKSRLTLCQAPDADGLCFEEMSQWSHSLERLLSSKYGMKIFQAFLKSEFSDENIEFWLVCEDYKKIKSSFRMSSKAKKIFKRYIQAEAAREINIDHKTRDLIRRNIKAPTTVCFDDAQRIVYGLMERDSYPRFLRSDIYQALLDSASASVKM